The following coding sequences lie in one Rhodohalobacter barkolensis genomic window:
- a CDS encoding glycosyltransferase produces MDYSVIVPIYNRPDEIDELLQSLTLQTYGDFEVLVIEDGSTDRCDQIVEKYSDQLSIRYFYKENSGQGFSRNFGFDKAAGDYFVVFDSDCIIPPHYFESVNRYLAIHDVDCWGGPDRAHQSFSPIQKAISFSMTSFFTTGGIRGRKNHIGTFHPRSFNMGISQEVYKETGGYKITRMGEDIEFSLRIINKGFKTGLIEDAYVYHKRRTDFKQFYHQLHFFGRARINIKRFYPNELKLVHLLPVFFVIGLPISLFLMLTGDGVLSKLILLYPLYALVLFIDAATSTKDLKISFLGMVAGFIQLTAYGIGFLEELSKDFKKSG; encoded by the coding sequence ATGGATTATTCAGTAATTGTTCCGATTTATAACAGACCGGACGAAATTGACGAGCTTCTACAAAGTTTAACCCTTCAGACCTACGGCGATTTTGAGGTCTTGGTCATTGAAGATGGATCTACAGATCGATGCGACCAAATTGTTGAAAAGTATTCTGATCAACTATCCATTCGATATTTTTATAAAGAAAATAGTGGACAGGGGTTTTCCCGAAATTTCGGGTTCGACAAAGCAGCCGGAGACTATTTTGTTGTTTTTGATTCCGATTGTATTATTCCCCCTCATTATTTTGAATCCGTTAACCGGTATCTAGCCATTCACGATGTGGATTGCTGGGGCGGACCCGACAGAGCTCATCAATCCTTCTCTCCTATTCAAAAGGCCATCAGTTTTAGTATGACCTCCTTTTTTACAACCGGTGGTATTCGGGGAAGGAAAAATCATATCGGAACATTTCACCCCAGAAGCTTCAACATGGGAATTTCTCAAGAAGTGTATAAAGAAACGGGTGGATATAAAATTACCCGCATGGGAGAAGACATTGAATTCTCACTGCGAATCATTAATAAAGGGTTCAAAACAGGGTTAATTGAGGACGCATACGTCTATCACAAGAGACGAACAGATTTCAAACAGTTTTACCACCAGCTACACTTTTTTGGAAGGGCTCGAATAAACATCAAACGGTTTTATCCGAATGAATTAAAGCTGGTTCATCTATTGCCGGTGTTTTTTGTAATTGGGCTTCCAATCTCCCTATTTTTAATGCTAACGGGTGATGGTGTATTATCGAAATTGATTTTACTCTATCCACTTTATGCTTTGGTGCTTTTTATTGATGCCGCCACTTCAACAAAAGATCTAAAAATCTCTTTTTTGGGTATGGTTGCAGGATTTATCCAATTAACTGCTTATGGTATCGGCTTTTTAGAAGAGCTGAGCAAGGACTTCAAAAAAAGTGGGTAA
- a CDS encoding ATP-dependent Clp protease ATP-binding subunit, translating into MEGNFSSKVRDVIQFSREEALRLGHDYIGTEHLILGIVRLGDGVAIRILKNLDCDLFKLKKTIEDTVRGTGGTVTVGNIPLTKQAEKVLRITYLEAKLYKSDTIGTEHLLLSLLRDEENIAAQILQQFNVSYDAVREELDMIISGNTRDTDREDARTTSANIPQSPKGSQSSGSSREKKMEKSKTPVLDNFGRDLTQLAEDGKLDPIIGREKEIERVAQVLSRRKKNNPVLIGEPGVGKTAIAEGLATRIIEKKVSRVLYEKRVIALDLAALVAGTKYRGQFEERMKAVMSELEKTDNVILFIDELHTIVGAGGASGSLDASNMLKPALARGEVQAIGATTLNEYRQFIEKDGALERRFQKIMVEPTSVDETLEILNQIKGKYEKHHSVKYTDDAIDACVKLTDRYVTDHFLPDKAIDALDEVGARVHLSNITVPDHIIELEEEIEKTSNEKNSMVKKQRFEEAARLRDTEKRLMEELEQAQKDWEKESEHIVYEVDEEDVASVVAMMSGVPVNKISQKEGQKLLKMREELGKKVIGQDEAIVKLTKAIQRTRAGLKDPSRPIGSFIFLGPTGVGKTEMAKVLAKYLFDKEEALIRIDMSEYMEKFSVSRLVGAPPGYVGYEEGGILTEKVRRKPYSVVLLDEIEKAHPDVFNILLQVLDDGILTDSLGRKVDFRNTIIIMTSNIGARDIRNMGKGIGFSSGGQEFDYAQMKSTIQDALKKVFNPEFLNRIDDVLTFHPLEKEHIFKIIDIIGDELFARIRSLGYEIEMTKGAKDFISDKGFDQKYGARPLRRAIQKYVEDPLAEEILSGEHSEGSVIKIKMNKSRDGLEFDWNNPEGSEKKKSDSDSETKSESESEQKA; encoded by the coding sequence ATGGAGGGTAATTTTTCAAGTAAGGTAAGAGATGTAATTCAGTTCAGTCGAGAAGAAGCACTGCGACTTGGACATGACTACATCGGAACAGAACATTTAATATTAGGCATCGTCCGTCTGGGTGATGGAGTTGCCATACGAATCTTAAAAAATCTCGATTGCGATCTTTTCAAGTTAAAGAAGACTATTGAAGACACCGTAAGAGGAACGGGAGGTACTGTAACCGTCGGAAATATTCCGTTAACAAAACAGGCAGAAAAAGTACTTCGAATTACCTATCTCGAAGCTAAGCTCTATAAAAGCGACACGATAGGCACTGAACATCTTCTTCTTTCCCTTTTGAGAGATGAAGAGAATATTGCAGCACAAATATTGCAGCAGTTCAATGTTTCTTATGATGCCGTTAGAGAAGAGCTTGATATGATCATTTCCGGCAACACCAGGGATACCGACCGGGAAGATGCCCGCACTACAAGTGCAAATATTCCACAATCACCGAAAGGTTCACAATCATCAGGCAGTTCGAGAGAAAAGAAAATGGAAAAGTCTAAAACACCTGTTCTGGACAATTTTGGCCGCGACCTAACACAGTTGGCCGAAGATGGTAAACTTGATCCTATTATTGGAAGGGAAAAAGAGATTGAACGTGTTGCTCAGGTACTCAGCCGACGCAAGAAAAACAATCCGGTTCTGATTGGAGAACCCGGTGTTGGTAAAACCGCTATAGCTGAAGGTTTGGCAACCCGAATTATTGAAAAGAAAGTTTCCCGGGTTCTTTATGAAAAGAGAGTTATAGCTCTCGACCTGGCCGCTCTGGTTGCTGGTACGAAATACCGTGGACAGTTCGAAGAGCGGATGAAAGCCGTAATGAGCGAACTCGAAAAGACAGATAATGTCATTCTCTTCATTGACGAACTCCACACCATTGTGGGTGCCGGCGGAGCAAGCGGCTCTCTGGATGCCTCCAATATGTTGAAACCCGCTCTTGCACGTGGCGAAGTTCAGGCAATCGGTGCAACAACCCTAAATGAATATCGACAGTTTATTGAGAAAGACGGCGCTCTTGAGCGACGTTTTCAAAAAATCATGGTTGAGCCGACTTCAGTGGATGAAACCCTGGAGATACTCAATCAGATTAAAGGTAAATATGAGAAGCATCACAGTGTTAAATATACTGATGACGCCATTGATGCATGTGTGAAATTAACGGATCGATACGTTACCGATCACTTTTTACCGGATAAAGCCATTGATGCCCTTGATGAAGTTGGAGCACGTGTTCACTTGTCAAACATCACCGTACCGGATCATATTATTGAACTGGAAGAGGAGATTGAAAAGACAAGTAACGAAAAGAACTCCATGGTGAAGAAGCAGCGCTTTGAAGAAGCTGCTCGTTTACGGGATACCGAAAAACGACTCATGGAAGAGCTCGAGCAAGCCCAAAAAGATTGGGAGAAAGAATCTGAGCATATCGTTTATGAAGTAGACGAAGAAGATGTAGCTTCTGTCGTTGCTATGATGAGCGGTGTACCTGTAAATAAAATCAGCCAGAAAGAAGGCCAGAAACTTCTCAAAATGCGGGAAGAGCTTGGCAAGAAGGTTATCGGACAGGATGAGGCCATCGTAAAGCTTACGAAAGCCATTCAGCGTACCCGTGCCGGGTTAAAAGATCCTTCCAGGCCTATTGGGTCATTTATCTTTCTCGGTCCAACAGGAGTTGGTAAAACCGAAATGGCAAAAGTACTTGCCAAATATCTTTTCGATAAGGAAGAAGCTCTGATCCGTATCGACATGAGTGAGTACATGGAGAAATTCAGTGTATCTCGACTGGTCGGTGCACCTCCCGGATATGTTGGTTATGAAGAGGGCGGAATTCTGACTGAAAAAGTAAGGAGAAAGCCTTACAGTGTGGTTCTGCTTGATGAAATTGAGAAAGCACACCCCGACGTATTCAATATTCTGCTTCAGGTTCTGGACGATGGAATTCTGACAGACAGTCTTGGACGTAAGGTCGATTTCAGAAATACCATTATTATTATGACATCAAATATTGGTGCTCGTGATATTCGAAATATGGGTAAAGGCATCGGGTTCTCATCCGGAGGTCAGGAGTTTGATTACGCACAGATGAAATCAACCATCCAGGATGCGTTGAAAAAAGTGTTTAACCCGGAATTCCTTAACAGAATTGATGATGTTCTCACATTCCACCCGTTGGAGAAAGAGCACATCTTCAAAATTATCGACATCATTGGCGATGAGTTGTTTGCCCGAATCAGAAGTCTCGGTTATGAAATCGAGATGACGAAAGGTGCCAAAGACTTTATCTCGGATAAAGGTTTTGACCAGAAATACGGTGCACGCCCATTGCGCAGAGCTATTCAGAAATATGTGGAAGATCCGCTTGCTGAAGAAATACTTAGCGGTGAGCATTCTGAAGGATCTGTGATTAAGATCAAAATGAATAAATCGCGCGACGGACTCGAGTTTGATTGGAATAATCCGGAAGGAAGTGAAAAGAAAAAGTCAGATTCTGACAGTGAAACCAAGTCGGAATCCGAGTCAGAACAAAAAGCTTAA
- the gpmI gene encoding 2,3-bisphosphoglycerate-independent phosphoglycerate mutase produces the protein MTPSTQKALLIVLDGYGIAENPDVSAIDKADTPFFDSLIKKYPHAQLSASGEDVGLPEGQFGNSEVGHLNIGAGRIVWQELSRINKSIREGDFFENSVLTEAFDKAKANGRIHFMGLFSDGGVHSHNEHLFALMEMAKKYDIDQAYVHAFTDGRDTSPHGGAEYLKEFEQKAKEIGTGTLASVVGRYYAMDRDKRWERTQKAYDLLVHGKGELVDQAAEAFSLSYSNDVTDEFILPHNVKTEQNSRIQKGDVVIFYNIRGDRARQITKALFRDEEIPFETQELDLHYVTFTSYDETFDSFVKVAFPPARLKNTLGEYVSGKGLSQLRIAETEKYPHVTYFFNGGEETSNKGEIRVMVPSPKVATYDLQPEMSAEEVTSKLCAELVKEKFDLAILNFANPDMVGHTGDMEATIKAVEMIDRKLKKVVETAKEHHYEVLIIADHGNADCMIQPDGSPHTSHTTAPVPVILVSDTHHEPLQNGILADVAPTLLKMMGLDQPPEMTGKPLF, from the coding sequence TTGACTCCCTCTACTCAAAAGGCACTTCTCATTGTACTGGATGGCTACGGGATTGCAGAAAATCCCGACGTCAGCGCTATCGACAAGGCAGACACTCCTTTTTTTGATTCTCTGATCAAGAAATATCCTCATGCTCAACTCTCTGCCAGCGGCGAAGATGTGGGTTTACCGGAAGGACAGTTTGGAAATTCCGAGGTCGGGCACCTAAATATCGGTGCCGGACGAATTGTCTGGCAGGAACTCTCGAGAATCAATAAATCGATCAGAGAGGGAGATTTCTTTGAGAATTCTGTTTTAACAGAAGCTTTTGATAAAGCAAAAGCCAATGGCAGGATTCACTTCATGGGCTTGTTTTCAGACGGCGGTGTTCACAGCCACAACGAACATCTTTTTGCATTGATGGAAATGGCCAAAAAGTATGACATAGATCAGGCTTATGTTCATGCTTTTACCGATGGGCGCGACACCTCTCCACACGGCGGAGCCGAGTACCTGAAGGAATTTGAACAAAAAGCCAAAGAGATTGGAACAGGAACATTGGCTTCAGTCGTTGGCCGTTACTACGCCATGGATCGTGACAAACGCTGGGAACGCACCCAAAAAGCGTACGACCTTTTAGTGCATGGTAAAGGCGAGTTAGTTGATCAGGCAGCTGAGGCCTTTAGCCTAAGCTATTCCAATGATGTAACGGATGAATTCATTCTTCCTCATAATGTAAAAACAGAACAGAACAGCCGTATCCAAAAAGGCGACGTTGTGATATTCTATAATATCAGAGGAGACAGAGCCCGGCAGATTACCAAGGCGTTATTCAGAGATGAGGAAATTCCTTTTGAAACACAAGAGCTGGATCTGCACTATGTTACATTCACTTCATACGACGAAACATTTGACAGTTTCGTAAAGGTAGCCTTCCCTCCCGCCCGATTGAAGAATACACTCGGAGAGTATGTATCCGGGAAAGGGCTAAGTCAGCTTCGCATTGCCGAAACTGAAAAATATCCTCATGTTACTTACTTCTTTAATGGCGGCGAAGAGACCTCCAACAAAGGAGAAATTCGCGTAATGGTTCCAAGTCCTAAGGTTGCTACTTACGACCTTCAGCCTGAAATGAGTGCAGAAGAAGTTACTTCAAAACTTTGTGCAGAACTTGTCAAAGAGAAATTTGACCTGGCGATTCTCAATTTTGCCAATCCCGACATGGTTGGACATACCGGCGATATGGAAGCAACCATCAAAGCGGTTGAGATGATCGACCGTAAACTCAAGAAAGTTGTTGAAACTGCAAAAGAACATCATTATGAAGTTCTCATCATTGCCGATCACGGGAATGCCGATTGTATGATTCAACCCGATGGCAGCCCCCACACATCACACACTACCGCGCCGGTACCTGTTATATTGGTGAGTGATACCCACCATGAGCCTCTCCAAAACGGTATTCTAGCCGATGTTGCTCCTACTCTTTTAAAAATGATGGGGCTCGACCAACCACCGGAAATGACCGGAAAACCTCTATTCTAA
- the rpsT gene encoding 30S ribosomal protein S20, translating to MPQHKSAIKRLRQSEKRKQHNNTRRSKMRTHIKKVLNETDKETAEKYLKEAVSYIDRVSVKGIIHQNNAARKKSKLTNHVNNL from the coding sequence ATGCCACAGCATAAATCCGCAATTAAGCGACTTCGCCAAAGCGAAAAGAGAAAACAACACAACAACACCCGCCGTTCTAAAATGAGAACGCATATCAAGAAAGTGTTGAACGAAACTGACAAAGAGACTGCAGAAAAGTACCTGAAAGAAGCAGTAAGTTACATCGACAGAGTCTCTGTTAAAGGAATAATTCATCAAAATAACGCTGCTCGCAAAAAGTCTAAATTGACGAATCACGTCAATAATCTATAA
- the cmk gene encoding (d)CMP kinase gives MIIVIDGPAGSGKSSTAKEIANRLSIQFLDSGALYRAITYLWLKADKPDKAIFFENLPTVKLQAQYRDQTFFVQANGEDLTRKIRTQDVADHVSEIASHKAARKFVNEFMRNLVQKDAYIADGRDLGTAVFPDADLKFYMDASLEERSKRRFDEMKSSDSSITLKDVKENLRSRDEKDQNRKNDPLKKADDAVVIDTTGKTFEEQVREMISIIKENVNIN, from the coding sequence ATGATCATTGTCATCGATGGGCCGGCGGGATCCGGTAAAAGTTCAACAGCCAAAGAAATTGCGAATCGATTAAGTATTCAATTTCTCGATTCGGGTGCCCTTTACCGGGCAATTACTTATTTATGGCTGAAGGCTGATAAACCGGATAAAGCCATATTCTTTGAAAATTTGCCAACTGTAAAATTACAGGCACAGTATAGAGATCAGACGTTTTTCGTTCAAGCTAATGGTGAAGACCTGACGCGAAAAATAAGAACGCAGGATGTTGCTGATCATGTAAGTGAAATTGCATCACACAAGGCTGCCAGAAAGTTCGTAAATGAATTCATGCGCAACCTTGTTCAGAAAGATGCATATATAGCGGACGGGAGAGATCTCGGAACCGCCGTTTTTCCGGATGCTGATCTGAAATTCTATATGGATGCTTCACTCGAAGAGCGGTCAAAAAGACGCTTTGATGAAATGAAGTCTTCAGACAGTTCTATCACGTTGAAAGATGTGAAAGAAAATCTGAGATCCAGGGATGAAAAAGATCAAAACCGGAAAAATGACCCGCTTAAAAAAGCGGACGATGCTGTGGTAATCGATACAACCGGCAAAACATTTGAAGAACAGGTTCGTGAAATGATCTCGATTATTAAAGAGAACGTGAACATAAATTAA
- the rpsA gene encoding 30S ribosomal protein S1, with protein sequence MTEETKNENVNEEIETASEEVEEVETAEEETKAEESNGEAKELPTFTGEVEGKTYTLDELQAASEDYSDEEFHELAGMYENTLSEIEEKEIVTGIVVSVDEKYVIVDIGFKSEGIVPANEFSDKVLENLQPGDEVEVFLDRVEDREGQLILSRKKADILQAWENIEKAHDTGEVIEGYIQRRIKGGMVVDVFGIDAFLPGSQIDVRPVRDFDAYVGKTMEFQVVKLNMQAENVVVSHRALIESDLEDQRQEILETIEAGQVLEGIVKNITDFGVFIDLGGVDGLLHITDLSWGRVEHPEEIVKLDQRMNVAVIDFDEDSKRVSLGLKQLQPHPWEDIDIKYPEGMRIQGRVVSIADYGAFIELEKGVEGLIHISEMSWTQHIKHPSQLVQKDDIIECVVLNINEDEKKISLGVKQLEKDPWEDLGERYPIGSTHKGIVRNLTNFGVFIELEPGIDGLVHVSDLSWTENVEHPNEVVDKGEELEVVILAIDFDNRRITLGHKQVEDNPWEKYAEEYGLGAKVEGEVSKITDKGMFIKLPLGVDAFLPGDKLTEPVEDLKESFKEGDKIEGFVVEFDEPSKTIEISQVEEEVKKSKSKAKKQPKKSESVETGTPTLGEVSGLADKLKEKEENDKNS encoded by the coding sequence ATGACTGAAGAAACTAAAAACGAAAACGTAAACGAAGAAATCGAAACTGCTTCTGAAGAAGTAGAAGAGGTAGAAACTGCCGAAGAGGAGACAAAAGCAGAAGAGAGTAACGGCGAAGCAAAAGAACTGCCAACATTTACCGGAGAAGTAGAAGGTAAAACATATACGCTCGATGAACTTCAAGCCGCATCCGAAGATTATTCAGATGAAGAGTTCCATGAGCTTGCAGGGATGTATGAAAATACACTCAGCGAAATTGAAGAGAAAGAGATTGTTACCGGTATCGTTGTTTCTGTTGATGAGAAATATGTGATTGTTGATATCGGATTTAAATCAGAAGGTATTGTACCTGCCAACGAATTTTCGGACAAGGTTCTTGAAAACCTGCAACCGGGCGATGAAGTAGAAGTATTTCTGGATAGAGTGGAAGACCGCGAAGGTCAGCTGATTCTCTCCCGTAAGAAAGCAGATATTCTGCAAGCTTGGGAAAACATTGAGAAAGCACACGACACCGGCGAAGTTATTGAAGGTTACATTCAGCGAAGAATTAAAGGTGGTATGGTTGTGGATGTATTCGGTATCGATGCGTTCCTTCCCGGATCACAAATTGATGTTCGTCCTGTTCGCGATTTCGATGCCTATGTTGGAAAGACCATGGAATTCCAGGTTGTAAAACTCAACATGCAGGCAGAAAACGTTGTTGTATCTCACAGAGCGCTTATTGAAAGTGATCTTGAAGATCAGCGTCAGGAAATTCTCGAAACCATCGAAGCCGGTCAGGTTCTCGAAGGTATCGTTAAAAACATTACCGACTTCGGTGTATTTATCGATCTTGGTGGCGTTGACGGTCTGTTGCACATCACTGATCTATCATGGGGACGTGTTGAGCATCCGGAAGAGATTGTGAAGTTAGACCAGCGTATGAACGTTGCAGTAATCGACTTCGACGAAGACTCTAAACGAGTTTCTCTTGGACTGAAGCAATTGCAGCCGCATCCGTGGGAAGACATTGATATCAAATATCCTGAGGGAATGCGAATTCAGGGTCGTGTGGTATCCATTGCCGATTACGGTGCATTTATTGAGCTGGAGAAAGGCGTTGAAGGTCTGATCCACATCAGTGAAATGAGCTGGACACAGCATATTAAGCATCCATCTCAGCTTGTACAGAAAGATGACATTATTGAGTGCGTTGTTCTGAACATCAACGAAGATGAGAAGAAAATTTCACTTGGTGTTAAGCAGCTCGAAAAAGATCCATGGGAAGATCTAGGAGAGAGATACCCAATCGGTTCTACCCACAAAGGTATTGTTCGAAACCTCACCAACTTTGGTGTGTTTATCGAGCTCGAGCCGGGAATCGACGGATTGGTTCACGTTTCTGACCTGAGCTGGACTGAGAATGTAGAACATCCGAACGAAGTAGTTGATAAAGGTGAGGAGCTTGAAGTTGTGATCCTTGCAATTGACTTCGACAACCGTCGGATAACACTTGGTCACAAACAAGTTGAAGATAATCCTTGGGAAAAATATGCTGAGGAGTACGGACTTGGTGCCAAAGTGGAAGGCGAAGTTTCTAAGATCACAGATAAAGGCATGTTCATTAAACTCCCATTGGGTGTTGATGCATTCTTACCGGGTGATAAATTGACTGAACCTGTTGAAGACCTGAAAGAGTCTTTTAAAGAAGGAGACAAGATTGAAGGATTTGTGGTTGAGTTTGATGAACCAAGCAAAACCATCGAAATCTCACAGGTTGAAGAGGAAGTGAAGAAATCGAAGTCTAAAGCGAAGAAACAGCCTAAGAAGAGCGAAAGCGTAGAAACCGGAACACCGACTTTAGGTGAAGTTTCCGGATTGGCTGATAAGCTGAAAGAGAAAGAAGAGAACGATAAGAACAGCTAA
- a CDS encoding AAA family ATPase: MSIEVDMQALGEKIEFHSAFIDDIYSELEKVIVGQKYMIDRLLIGLLADGHVLLEGVPGLAKTLTVSSLAQVIDTKFQRIQFTPDLLPADLIGTLIYNQKESEFNVKKGPIFANIVLADEINRSPAKVQSALLEAMQEKQVTISESTFPLDKPFLVLATQNPVEQEGTYTLPEAQVDRFMLKLKIGYPTETEELEIMRRMARTGDKPQLSPVTNAKKILAAREVINDIYVDEKVEKYIIDLIFATRYPENFNLSDLKELIEFGASPRASINLNLAARAHAFMEHRAYVTPDDVRTIAMDVLRHRIIPTFEAEAEEITSEDIIEKILMTVQVP, encoded by the coding sequence ATGAGTATAGAAGTTGATATGCAGGCACTTGGCGAAAAAATTGAATTCCACAGTGCATTTATTGATGATATTTATTCAGAACTGGAAAAAGTTATCGTAGGCCAAAAATATATGATAGACCGCCTTTTGATCGGCCTGCTTGCCGATGGCCATGTACTGCTTGAAGGTGTTCCGGGTCTGGCCAAAACGCTAACGGTATCTTCGCTAGCCCAGGTAATTGATACCAAGTTTCAACGAATTCAATTTACCCCGGACCTGCTTCCGGCCGACCTTATTGGAACTTTAATCTATAATCAGAAGGAGTCTGAATTTAACGTTAAAAAAGGACCTATTTTTGCCAATATCGTTTTGGCTGACGAGATCAATCGATCCCCTGCCAAAGTCCAAAGTGCCCTGCTGGAAGCGATGCAGGAGAAGCAGGTAACCATCAGCGAAAGCACATTTCCACTCGACAAACCTTTTCTGGTTCTCGCAACACAAAACCCGGTAGAACAGGAAGGAACCTACACCCTGCCCGAAGCTCAGGTTGATCGGTTTATGCTAAAACTTAAAATTGGGTACCCTACCGAAACTGAGGAGCTGGAAATTATGAGAAGAATGGCCAGAACCGGCGATAAACCTCAGCTAAGCCCGGTAACCAACGCCAAGAAAATTTTAGCCGCTCGCGAAGTAATTAATGATATCTACGTGGATGAAAAAGTTGAGAAATATATCATTGACCTGATTTTCGCTACCCGCTATCCTGAGAATTTTAATCTCTCCGACCTAAAAGAGCTGATTGAATTTGGTGCTTCTCCACGAGCCTCAATCAATCTTAATCTCGCTGCAAGGGCTCACGCATTTATGGAACATCGTGCATATGTAACCCCGGATGATGTTCGAACCATTGCTATGGATGTACTACGGCATCGTATTATTCCTACTTTTGAGGCAGAAGCTGAAGAGATCACGTCAGAAGATATTATTGAAAAAATTCTTATGACAGTACAAGTTCCATAA
- a CDS encoding undecaprenyl-diphosphate phosphatase, whose translation MDLLQAIFLGLLQGITEFLPVSSSGHLALARAFFGNDIIPGITFEIVVHFGSFCSIAVYYRRKLIAMIADILKSFSPTGIREKRFITDYHTRLAYVILLSMIPAMLVGFTMKDAIEGLFLNPFVVSIMLMVTGSLLFSTKFAGRPENDVNATKGFLMGIAQACAIIPGISRSGSTISVGLFTGISRANVANFSFLMVLPVLAGAMLLEVLEIMENGIEIAAVTFLAAGFLTSFISGYFALKYLIILLKKEKFHYFAYYCWAVGLFGIIFFF comes from the coding sequence ATGGATTTATTACAGGCTATCTTTTTAGGCCTTCTCCAGGGGATTACTGAATTTTTACCGGTAAGTAGTTCGGGGCATCTTGCACTGGCGCGTGCTTTTTTTGGGAATGATATCATACCGGGTATTACTTTCGAAATCGTTGTACACTTTGGATCTTTTTGCAGTATAGCGGTCTACTACAGAAGGAAACTGATAGCAATGATCGCTGATATTCTGAAAAGTTTTTCTCCCACCGGTATTCGGGAAAAACGATTTATCACAGACTACCACACGCGATTAGCTTATGTGATTCTTTTAAGTATGATACCCGCCATGCTCGTTGGTTTCACAATGAAAGATGCAATTGAGGGCTTATTTCTAAATCCGTTTGTTGTATCCATCATGCTGATGGTAACCGGCTCACTTCTATTTTCTACAAAATTTGCCGGTCGTCCGGAGAATGATGTCAATGCAACGAAAGGATTTTTGATGGGAATTGCTCAGGCATGCGCTATTATACCCGGTATCAGCCGATCGGGATCCACAATCTCAGTGGGACTTTTTACAGGAATTAGCAGGGCAAATGTCGCAAATTTCTCATTTTTGATGGTGCTGCCTGTGCTTGCCGGCGCCATGCTCTTAGAGGTTTTAGAGATTATGGAAAATGGGATTGAAATTGCAGCTGTCACCTTTTTAGCAGCAGGATTCCTGACTTCATTTATATCCGGATATTTTGCACTGAAATACTTAATTATTTTACTTAAAAAGGAAAAATTCCACTATTTTGCGTACTACTGTTGGGCTGTTGGACTCTTCGGGATAATATTCTTTTTCTAA
- a CDS encoding NADH-quinone oxidoreductase subunit J, with the protein METYLFVLFAVIAIASALGMILNKSTVNSALMLVINLVTLSGIYLLLNAQFLALIQILVYAGAIMVLFLFVIMLLNVDDEESLFAKFRVKYFIAFLLGSVIFAQILYSIGGAAELLPEISSDMLEAGTVEALGDVLYTDFLFTFEMTAILLTAAVVGALMLAQFQVKKDEDSE; encoded by the coding sequence ATGGAAACATATTTATTTGTACTATTTGCTGTTATAGCTATTGCCTCCGCATTGGGGATGATATTGAATAAAAGCACCGTTAACAGCGCATTGATGCTGGTCATTAATTTGGTGACTCTTTCCGGTATTTATCTTCTCTTAAACGCTCAGTTTTTAGCGTTGATTCAAATCTTAGTTTACGCCGGCGCCATAATGGTGCTCTTCCTTTTTGTTATCATGTTGTTGAATGTGGACGATGAGGAGAGTCTATTTGCTAAATTCAGGGTTAAATACTTTATCGCATTTCTACTGGGCAGTGTGATTTTTGCCCAAATTCTTTACAGTATTGGCGGTGCTGCTGAATTATTGCCGGAAATTTCATCTGATATGCTCGAAGCGGGTACAGTTGAAGCATTAGGTGATGTACTTTACACCGATTTTCTATTCACATTTGAAATGACCGCTATACTTTTGACAGCGGCTGTGGTGGGTGCGTTGATGCTTGCACAATTTCAAGTAAAAAAAGATGAGGATTCTGAATAA
- the nuoK gene encoding NADH-quinone oxidoreductase subunit NuoK has translation MVGIDWYLALSAILFTIGAIGVLIRRNAIVVFMCVELMLNAVNLSLISFSAFHGDVTGQILVFFSLSVAAAEAVVGLAIIISIFRNNLSVDITKVNLLRW, from the coding sequence ATGGTAGGGATTGATTGGTATCTGGCACTCAGTGCTATCCTGTTTACAATTGGAGCAATCGGAGTTTTAATTCGAAGAAATGCAATTGTAGTATTTATGTGCGTCGAGTTGATGCTCAATGCCGTGAATTTATCGCTTATTTCATTCAGCGCCTTTCACGGGGATGTTACCGGGCAAATACTGGTATTCTTTTCTCTCTCAGTGGCAGCTGCGGAAGCTGTTGTTGGTTTGGCTATTATCATCTCAATATTCAGAAATAACTTATCTGTAGATATTACAAAGGTCAATCTGTTACGCTGGTAA